A single region of the Micropterus dolomieu isolate WLL.071019.BEF.003 ecotype Adirondacks linkage group LG02, ASM2129224v1, whole genome shotgun sequence genome encodes:
- the LOC123966925 gene encoding uncharacterized protein LOC123966925 isoform X1 — protein sequence MMKMSGRVTGCCVALFLVLTSVSAVQRINSINALKRINFGQSVPKHSLVLLHWFASVVLFDNNNVIWLTFDPNNEDYGSHHYGNFEELLDPLPWGYRYYTVGNLYQDTLIQLPSYVVRPPDPEYVGRNRDRIIIRVREQNTRLRSIDQVYITQHYEPSENQGTPYDPTHTYQITTNLLRQIREFSMGENQQTLTRLRNRFRSHADEFHIRNTWRHLACLGLFLFIVIEEKNSFKQDNDRQENGSRPQNNRLENNNRSENNDRQENGSRPQNNRLENNNRSENNDRQENRHNHCKSRRFIYLTLAFIITLLYTFFAIYFR from the coding sequence ATGATGAAGATGTCAGGAAGAGTCACTGGTTGCTGTGTAGCTCTGTTCCTTGTCCTGACCTCTGTGTCGGCTGTACAAAGGATCAATTCGATCAATGCTTTGAAGAGAATCAACTTTGGCCAATCTGTGCCCAAGCACAGTCTTGTGCTGCTCCACTGGTTTGCCAGCGTAGTTCTCTTCGACAATAACAACGTTATCtggctgacctttgacccaaACAATGAGGATTATGGCTCACATCATTACGGCAACTTTGAGGAGTTGTTGGACCCACTGCCTTGGGGTTACCGGTACTACACTGTTGGCAATCTCTATCAAGACACACTCATTCAACTTCCATCTTATGTTGTCCGTCCGCCCGACCCGGAGTATGTGggaagaaacagagacaggaTCATCATTAGAGTCAGGGAGCAGAACACAAGACTGCGGAGTATAGACCAAGTGTATATCACACAGCATTACGAGCCTTCTGAAAATCAGGGGACACCTTATGATCCAACTCACACCTACCAGATCACTACTAACCTCTTGAGACAGATCAGAGAGTTTTCTATGGgagaaaaccaacagacactGACTCGCCTCAGAAACCGCTTTAGAAGTCACGCTGATGAGTTTCACATCAGAAACACATGGCGTCACCTTGCTTGCCTGggactgtttttgtttattgtgatCGAGGAAAAGAACTCCTTTAAGCAAGACAACGACAGACAGGAAAACGGCAGCAGACCCCAAAACAACAgactggaaaacaacaacagatcgGAAAACAACGACAGACAGGAAAACGGCAGCAGACCCCAAAACAACAgactggaaaacaacaacagatcgGAAAACAACGACAGACAGGAAAACAGACACAATCATTGCAAAAGTCGCCGTTTTATCTATTTAACTTTAGCTTTCATAATTACTTTATTGTACACATTCTTTGCTATATATTTTAGATGA
- the LOC123966925 gene encoding uncharacterized protein LOC123966925 isoform X3 → MSGRVTGCCVALFLVLTSVSAVQRINSINDLKRINFGQSVPKHSLVLLHWFASVVDIDNNVIWLTFDPNNEDYGSHHYGNFEELLDPLPWGYRYYTVGNLYQDTLIQLPSYVVRPPDPEYVGRNRDRIIIRVREQNTRLRSIDQVYITQHYEPSENQGTPYDPTHTYQITTNLLRQIREFSVGENQQTLTRLRNRFRSHADEFHIRNTWRHLACLGLFLFIVIEEKYTCRPQNVNRPQNYNRPENSCDAFKTIIIVIIIMIILFCGFFLPR, encoded by the coding sequence ATGTCAGGAAGAGTCACTGGTTGCTGTGTAGCTCTGTTCCTTGTCCTGACCTCTGTGTCGGCTGTACAAAGGATCAATTCGATCAATGATTTGAAGAGAATCAACTTTGGCCAATCTGTGCCCAAGCACAGTCTTGTGCTGCTCCACTGGTTTGCCAGCGTAGTTGACATTGACAATAACGTTATCtggctgacctttgacccaaACAATGAGGATTATGGCTCACATCATTACGGCAACTTTGAGGAGTTGTTGGACCCACTGCCTTGGGGTTACCGGTACTACACTGTTGGCAATCTCTATCAAGACACACTCATTCAACTTCCATCTTATGTTGTCCGTCCGCCCGACCCGGAGTATGTGggaagaaacagagacaggaTCATCATTAGAGTCAGGGAGCAGAACACAAGACTGCGGAGTATAGACCAAGTGTATATCACACAGCATTACGAGCCTTCTGAAAATCAGGGGACACCTTATGATCCAACTCACACCTACCAGATCACTACTAACCTCTTGAGACAGATCagagagttttctgtgggagaaaaccaacagacactAACTCGCCTCAGAAACCGCTTTAGAAGTCACGCTGATGAGTTTCACATCAGAAACACATGGCGTCACCTTGCTTGCCTGggactgtttttgtttattgtgatCGAGGAAAAGTACACCTGCAGACCACAAAACGTGAACCGGCCACAAAACTACAACAGACCAGAAAATAGCTGTGATGCTTTCAAGacaataataattgtaataataataatgataattttgtTCTGTGGATTCTTCTTGCCGAGGTAG
- the LOC123966925 gene encoding uncharacterized protein LOC123966925 isoform X2, producing the protein MSGRVTGCCVALFLVLTSVSAVQRINSINDLKRINFGQSVPKHSLVLLHWFASVVDIDNNVIWLTFDPNNEDYGSHHYGNFEELLDPLPWGYRYYTVGNLYQDTLIQLPSYVVRPPDPEYVGRNRDRIIIRVREQNTRLRSIDQVYITQHYEPSENQGTPYDPTHTYQITTNLLRQIREFSVGENQQTLTRLRNRFRSHADEFHIRNTWRHLACLGLFLFIVIEEKNSFKQDNDRQENGSRPQNNRLENNNRSENNDRQENGSRPQNNRLENNNRSENNDRQENRHNHCKSRRFIYLTLAFIITLLYTFFAIYFR; encoded by the exons ATGTCAGGAAGAGTCACTGGTTGCTGTGTAGCTCTGTTCCTTGTCCTGACCTCTGTGTCGGCTGTACAAAGGATCAATTCGATCAATGATTTGAAGAGAATCAACTTTGGCCAATCTGTGCCCAAGCACAGTCTTGTGCTGCTCCACTGGTTTGCCAGCGTAGTTGACATTGACAATAACGTTATCtggctgacctttgacccaaACAATGAGGATTATGGCTCACATCATTACGGCAACTTTGAGGAGTTGTTGGACCCACTGCCTTGGGGTTACCGGTACTACACTGTTGGCAATCTCTATCAAGACACACTCATTCAACTTCCATCTTATGTTGTCCGTCCGCCCGACCCGGAGTATGTGggaagaaacagagacaggaTCATCATTAGAGTCAGGGAGCAGAACACAAGACTGCGGAGTATAGACCAAGTGTATATCACACAGCATTACGAGCCTTCTGAAAATCAGGGGACACCTTATGATCCAACTCACACCTACCAGATCACTACTAACCTCTTGAGACAGATCagagagttttctgtgggagaaaaccaacagacactAACTCGCCTCAGAAACCGCTTTAGAAGTCACGCTGATGAGTTTCACATCAGAAACACATGGCGTCACCTTGCTTGCCTGggactgtttttgtttattgtgatCGAG GAAAAGAACTCCTTTAAGCAAGACAACGACAGACAGGAAAACGGCAGCAGACCCCAAAACAACAgactggaaaacaacaacagatcgGAAAACAACGACAGACAGGAAAACGGCAGCAGACCCCAAAACAACAgactggaaaacaacaacagatcgGAAAACAACGACAGACAGGAAAACAGACACAATCATTGCAAAAGTCGCCGTTTTATCTATTTAACTTTAGCTTTCATAATTACTTTATTGTACACATTCTTTGCTATATATTTTAGATGA